The sequence TGCCCTGCGCCTGCTCGATCTCCGGCCACCAGGTGATCACCACGTAGTAGAGCGTCGATTGCGTGCCCATCGCCACCGTGATCAGCCAGGCGGTGGGCGAGCGCCAGGGCGAGAAGTTCTCGACCGGTTGTGGTGCCGGGGCGGCGTCCGTACCGGGCCCGGCCGGGCCCGTGGCCAGGGCCTTCACCGAGACGCCCCCGCGCAGCCGCGGACTGAACACGGCGAACGCGATCAGTGCCAGCCCGGCCCAGACCCCCAGCGCCAGCCGCCAGGTCGAGTCGGTCAGCCCGGCCAGCGGCACAGCCACGCCGGCGCCGAGCGCGGCGAACACCGACTGCACGGCAGAGTAGGCACCGGTGTACCGCCCCGCGTCCAGTGGGAAGTCCCGCTTCAGCAGTGAGGGCAGCAGCACGTTCGCCAGTGCGATCGCCAGCCCGAGCAGCACCGTGCCCAGCCACAGCGCCGGCAGCCAGGGCACCGACCGAGTCACGATCCCGGCGGCCAGGATCAGCAGCGCAGCCCCCAGGGTGCGCTCCAGGCCGAACCGCACGGCTATCCGCGGCGCGACCGGCGAGAACGCCGCGAAACACAGCAGCGGCAGCCCGACCAGCGCCGAGGCGACCATCGAGGTCATCGAAAGATCCGCCCGGATGTCCCCGATCAACGGGCCGACCGCCGTCAACGACGCCCGCAGGTTCGCCCC is a genomic window of Ruania zhangjianzhongii containing:
- a CDS encoding CynX/NimT family MFS transporter — translated: MSRVPGSRSPAQRQVGIGLALVGILLIGANLRASLTAVGPLIGDIRADLSMTSMVASALVGLPLLCFAAFSPVAPRIAVRFGLERTLGAALLILAAGIVTRSVPWLPALWLGTVLLGLAIALANVLLPSLLKRDFPLDAGRYTGAYSAVQSVFAALGAGVAVPLAGLTDSTWRLALGVWAGLALIAFAVFSPRLRGGVSVKALATGPAGPGTDAAPAPQPVENFSPWRSPTAWLITVAMGTQSTLYYVVITWWPEIEQAQGISASAAGIHVSVLQLCGIIGNLTTAAVLQRWQRDQRGLIAVLVPLNVTGLVGMLLLPSWALLWSMLLGMALGSWIVFCLASFSLRTRNHRHAASLSGMAQSFGYLLAALGPFLLGALHDATGSWTGPLVVLLCLQVVQLVSAYGAARPGVL